In one Trichlorobacter lovleyi SZ genomic region, the following are encoded:
- a CDS encoding CvfB family protein: MPLIGQYSRLKIARITPSGAFLASEEGDILLPGKFIPEGAKIGTELEVFVYLDSEDRPVATVQKPFAVMGEFALLKVKDTNAKVGSFLDWGLDKDLLLPFGEQLAPVKKGEQVLVCLYRDSSGRIAASARLDRFLKPADAALAEGDGVDLFIYAYTDLGAKVVVNGRYAGMLFRNELYGRPKAGERLWGYVKKIRDGGRIDITLRKGGAQEARSDRDLVLAALTNAPDGLLPLNDKSSPESISGLLKLSKKSFKKAVGGLYREGLITMSDDGIRLK, from the coding sequence ATGCCGTTAATTGGTCAGTACAGCCGTCTGAAAATAGCCAGAATCACCCCGTCAGGGGCCTTTTTAGCCTCAGAAGAAGGGGATATCCTGCTGCCGGGCAAGTTTATTCCTGAAGGTGCAAAAATTGGAACCGAGCTGGAGGTATTTGTCTATCTTGATTCAGAAGATCGTCCGGTGGCAACGGTTCAGAAGCCGTTTGCCGTGATGGGTGAGTTTGCCCTCCTAAAGGTCAAGGACACCAATGCCAAGGTCGGTTCCTTCCTGGATTGGGGGCTGGACAAAGACCTGCTGCTCCCCTTTGGCGAGCAGCTTGCGCCGGTTAAAAAGGGGGAACAGGTGCTGGTCTGCCTCTATCGGGACAGCAGCGGCAGGATTGCCGCCTCCGCCCGGCTGGACCGCTTTTTAAAACCTGCTGATGCTGCACTGGCTGAAGGGGATGGGGTGGATCTTTTCATCTATGCCTATACTGACCTGGGGGCCAAGGTAGTGGTTAATGGCCGCTACGCCGGCATGCTGTTCCGCAACGAATTGTATGGCAGGCCCAAGGCAGGGGAACGGCTGTGGGGCTATGTCAAGAAAATCCGGGATGGTGGCAGGATTGATATCACTCTGCGCAAGGGTGGTGCCCAGGAGGCCCGCTCTGACCGTGATCTGGTGCTTGCGGCGCTGACCAATGCCCCGGACGGTTTACTGCCCTTAAACGACAAAAGCAGCCCGGAATCGATCTCCGGGCTGCTGAAGTTAAGTAAAAAGAGCTTCAAAAAAGCGGTGGGGGGGCTCTACCGCGAAGGCCTGATCACCATGTCTGACGACGGTATCAGATTGAAGTAG
- a CDS encoding MFS transporter — protein MPEQTSPQATSGTIQAIFSLPVIVAALGYFVDIYDLVLFSIVRVPSLKALGLSGKDLVDQGVFLLNMQMVGMLLGGILWGVLGDRKGRLKIMFGSIFLYSMANFANGFVDSISAYATLRFIAGIGLAGELGAGITLVSEVLHKTVRGYGTMIVASVGVSGAILANFIAKHFDWRNAFIIGGILGLCLLALRFGVVESGMFSSMKVQDQVSKGNFLSLFTSRDRFGRFLHAILIGLPSWFVVGVLITFSPEFAKLLGVTGVISAGNAVMYCYLGLVAGDLASGILSQLLQSRKKVVLLFLIITAVAVVIYFMAGGVSAEAFYGICGLLGFGIGYWAIFVTIAAEQFGTNLRATVATSVPNFVRGMTVPITMLFLYFRNHFGLQQGAIMVGCLTMAIALFSLWRLEETFHKDLDYFEEFL, from the coding sequence ATGCCCGAACAGACCTCACCCCAAGCCACTTCTGGAACAATTCAGGCCATCTTCAGCCTGCCGGTCATTGTTGCCGCCCTGGGCTATTTCGTGGATATCTACGATCTGGTGCTGTTCAGCATCGTCAGGGTTCCCAGCCTGAAGGCGCTAGGGCTGTCCGGCAAGGATCTGGTGGATCAGGGCGTGTTCCTGCTGAACATGCAGATGGTGGGCATGCTGCTGGGAGGCATTCTCTGGGGTGTCCTGGGGGACCGCAAGGGCAGATTAAAGATCATGTTCGGTTCGATCTTCCTCTATTCAATGGCCAACTTTGCCAATGGTTTTGTTGATTCAATCAGCGCCTATGCCACCTTGCGGTTCATTGCCGGGATCGGTCTGGCAGGTGAGTTGGGAGCAGGGATCACCTTGGTCAGCGAAGTGCTGCATAAGACCGTACGTGGTTACGGTACCATGATCGTTGCCTCGGTAGGGGTTTCCGGGGCGATTCTGGCCAACTTTATTGCCAAACATTTTGACTGGCGCAACGCCTTTATTATCGGCGGCATACTGGGGCTCTGCCTGCTGGCGCTGCGCTTCGGGGTGGTGGAGTCCGGCATGTTCAGCAGCATGAAGGTGCAGGACCAGGTCAGCAAGGGTAACTTCCTGTCGCTCTTTACCAGCCGCGACCGTTTTGGACGTTTTCTGCATGCCATCCTGATCGGCCTGCCTTCCTGGTTTGTGGTGGGGGTGTTGATTACCTTTTCACCGGAATTTGCCAAACTGCTGGGAGTAACAGGGGTGATATCAGCAGGGAACGCGGTGATGTACTGCTATCTGGGGCTGGTAGCCGGTGATCTGGCCAGCGGCATCCTGAGCCAGCTGCTGCAGAGCCGCAAAAAGGTGGTGCTGCTGTTTCTGATCATCACCGCAGTGGCGGTCGTGATTTATTTTATGGCCGGAGGCGTCAGTGCCGAGGCCTTTTACGGGATCTGCGGTCTGCTGGGATTCGGTATCGGCTATTGGGCCATCTTTGTGACCATTGCTGCCGAGCAGTTCGGCACCAACCTGCGGGCTACGGTGGCCACTTCAGTCCCCAATTTTGTACGGGGGATGACCGTGCCGATCACCATGCTGTTTCTGTACTTTCGCAATCATTTTGGCCTGCAGCAGGGGGCGATCATGGTTGGTTGCCTGACCATGGCCATCGCCCTGTTCTCGCTCTGGCGGCTTGAGGAGACCTTTCACAAGGACCTGGACTACTTTGAGGAGTTTCTGTAG
- the serS gene encoding serine--tRNA ligase, translating to MLDVKFIRDNLDQAEAALATRGGAISLARFRELDAQRRKLLTESETLKALKNSVSEEIAKVKDKSTVKDKIAEMKEVSAKIKTFDDELKIVEEEFDTLLMTIPNLPHPTTPVGKSEEENVIVRSWGSLPEMAFEPKPHWDLAEDLDILDFERATKITGARFCLSKRAGARLERALISFMLDLHSTEHGYTEVLPPFMVNRASMTGTGQLPKFEEDLFRLMDPEYFLIPTAEVPVTNIHRDEILKKSDLPISYTAYTPCFRREAGSYGKDTRGLIRQHQFNKVELVKFVHPDESQAELEKLTGHAEKVLQLLELPYRVMALCSGDIGFSACKTYDLEVWLPSQNTYREISSCSSFGDFQARRAGIRFREDEKSKPEFVHTLNGSGLAVGRTLVAILENYQQADGSIIIPTALRPYMGGIEKITK from the coding sequence ATGCTTGACGTGAAATTTATCCGTGACAACCTTGACCAGGCCGAGGCCGCCCTTGCCACCCGCGGCGGCGCCATCTCGCTGGCCCGCTTCCGCGAACTGGATGCGCAGCGCCGCAAACTGCTGACCGAGAGCGAAACCCTCAAGGCCTTGAAGAACAGCGTCTCCGAAGAGATTGCCAAGGTGAAGGACAAGAGTACGGTCAAAGACAAGATTGCCGAGATGAAAGAGGTCTCTGCCAAAATCAAAACCTTTGATGATGAGTTGAAGATTGTCGAGGAAGAGTTTGACACCCTGCTGATGACCATTCCCAACCTGCCGCACCCCACCACGCCGGTTGGCAAGTCGGAAGAAGAAAACGTGATTGTGCGTAGCTGGGGCAGCCTGCCCGAAATGGCATTTGAACCCAAACCGCACTGGGATCTGGCAGAAGATCTGGATATCCTTGATTTTGAACGGGCCACCAAGATCACCGGCGCCCGTTTCTGCCTCTCCAAAAGGGCCGGGGCGCGGCTGGAACGGGCCCTGATCAGCTTTATGCTTGACCTGCACAGCACGGAACACGGCTATACCGAAGTACTGCCCCCCTTCATGGTCAACCGGGCCAGCATGACCGGCACCGGACAGTTACCCAAGTTTGAAGAGGATCTGTTCCGTCTGATGGATCCTGAATACTTCCTGATCCCCACTGCCGAGGTGCCGGTTACCAACATTCACCGCGATGAAATACTGAAAAAATCAGATCTGCCGATCAGCTACACCGCCTACACCCCCTGCTTCCGCAGAGAGGCCGGTTCCTATGGCAAGGACACCCGCGGCCTGATCCGTCAGCACCAGTTTAACAAGGTGGAGCTGGTCAAGTTTGTACACCCTGATGAATCCCAGGCAGAACTGGAAAAGCTGACCGGCCATGCTGAAAAGGTACTGCAACTGCTGGAGCTGCCCTACCGGGTGATGGCGCTCTGTTCCGGTGATATCGGCTTTTCAGCCTGCAAGACCTATGACCTCGAAGTCTGGCTGCCCAGCCAGAACACCTACCGTGAGATCTCCTCCTGCAGCAGTTTTGGAGATTTCCAGGCCCGCCGGGCCGGTATCCGCTTCCGGGAGGATGAAAAGAGCAAACCGGAATTTGTCCATACCCTGAACGGCTCCGGTCTGGCTGTTGGCCGGACCCTGGTGGCTATTCTGGAGAATTACCAGCAGGCCGATGGCTCGATTATTATCCCGACTGCGCTACGCCCTTACATGGGCGGCATAGAAAAAATCACCAAATAG
- a CDS encoding nucleotide-binding protein, producing the protein MEDTSRHTEIWAVGGGKGGTGKSFITSSMGTCLALKGKKTLLLDADLGGANLHNFFGLISPKRSLTDFFEKRALLQELIVHTGIANLELITGSTGSLDSESINYAQKQRLFRHIRALDADTILIDLGGGTHINTLDTFLLADKMVVVTVPEITAIENMYQFVKSVYYRKLKSIFKAYELNTVVQDTWKNRTVHNIRNLKDLIGYLKQGSDQIRDIFIREMSGFVVHIILNEVRSPKDILIGENLKRACVNFLGLQVVYSGYASYDEAVHKSINNKEAFMLFNRLSPVVKEIRQLTEHIETETGFSVPEDLLDGRIL; encoded by the coding sequence ATGGAAGACACCAGTAGACATACGGAAATATGGGCTGTCGGAGGGGGTAAGGGAGGGACCGGCAAGAGTTTCATCACCAGCAGCATGGGTACGTGCCTGGCGCTGAAAGGCAAAAAGACACTGCTGTTGGATGCAGACCTGGGCGGGGCAAACCTGCACAATTTCTTCGGGCTGATCAGTCCCAAGCGTTCGCTGACTGATTTTTTTGAAAAAAGGGCGCTGCTGCAGGAGCTGATTGTACATACCGGGATCGCCAACCTGGAACTGATTACCGGCTCAACCGGCTCACTTGACTCCGAGAGTATCAACTATGCTCAAAAGCAAAGGCTGTTCCGGCATATACGAGCGCTTGATGCGGATACGATCCTGATCGATCTTGGAGGTGGCACGCACATCAACACGCTTGATACGTTCCTGCTGGCCGACAAGATGGTCGTCGTGACGGTTCCCGAGATCACTGCCATCGAAAACATGTATCAATTTGTAAAGAGCGTGTATTACCGCAAGCTCAAGTCCATCTTCAAGGCCTATGAACTGAATACCGTGGTGCAGGATACCTGGAAAAACCGGACCGTTCACAACATTCGCAACCTGAAGGATCTTATCGGCTATCTCAAGCAGGGATCAGACCAGATCCGTGATATCTTCATTCGCGAGATGTCAGGTTTTGTTGTGCATATCATTCTCAACGAGGTGCGATCCCCCAAGGATATCCTGATCGGCGAGAACCTGAAGCGGGCCTGCGTTAACTTTCTTGGTCTGCAGGTGGTTTACTCGGGTTATGCAAGCTACGACGAGGCGGTACATAAAAGCATCAACAACAAAGAGGCGTTTATGCTTTTTAATCGCCTTTCGCCGGTCGTTAAAGAGATCAGGCAACTGACGGAACATATCGAAACAGAAACCGGTTTTTCCGTACCAGAGGATCTTCTTGATGGAAGAATATTATAA
- the hemE gene encoding uroporphyrinogen decarboxylase, giving the protein MNNRFLDACWGKPVDRTPVWLMRQAGRYLPEYMAVRSRCSFLELCKTPELAAEVTIQPVDILGVDAAILFSDILTPVEPMGLKLDFVPGPVFENPVRTMADVEKLRIPDPEADVPYVLQAIRILRKELAGKVPLIGFGGAPFTLACYMVEGKGSKDWATIKRMMYAAPDVYAALMEKVTMMDMEYLNAQIRAGAQAIQIFDTWGGVLSPTDYEKYVLPYTTKLINGLNRKETPVIHFVKGSGTMLPVVQKAGGDVMGLDWHINLGSARDILGPEMAVQGNLDPTTLYAPHAVIEQEVKRVLNENAGRPGHIFNLGHGILPTVPPENAKFMVDCVHRLSQR; this is encoded by the coding sequence ATGAACAATCGTTTTCTTGATGCCTGTTGGGGTAAGCCGGTGGACCGCACTCCGGTCTGGTTGATGCGTCAGGCCGGCCGTTATCTGCCTGAGTATATGGCTGTCCGTTCCCGCTGCAGCTTTCTTGAACTGTGCAAGACCCCTGAACTGGCGGCAGAAGTCACCATCCAGCCGGTGGATATCCTAGGTGTGGATGCCGCCATCCTCTTTTCCGATATCCTGACGCCGGTGGAGCCAATGGGGCTGAAACTGGACTTTGTGCCGGGTCCGGTCTTTGAGAATCCGGTGCGGACGATGGCTGATGTGGAGAAACTGCGCATTCCCGACCCTGAAGCCGATGTCCCCTATGTCTTGCAGGCGATCAGGATCCTGCGCAAGGAGTTGGCCGGAAAGGTACCGCTGATCGGTTTTGGCGGAGCACCGTTTACGCTGGCCTGCTACATGGTGGAAGGCAAAGGCTCCAAAGACTGGGCCACCATCAAGCGGATGATGTATGCCGCGCCTGACGTCTATGCCGCCCTGATGGAAAAAGTCACCATGATGGATATGGAGTACCTGAATGCCCAGATCAGAGCCGGTGCCCAGGCGATCCAGATCTTCGATACCTGGGGCGGGGTACTCTCACCCACTGACTATGAAAAATACGTCCTGCCCTATACTACAAAACTGATTAATGGTCTGAACCGCAAAGAGACGCCGGTCATCCATTTCGTGAAAGGTTCCGGCACCATGCTGCCTGTTGTACAAAAGGCTGGCGGCGATGTCATGGGGCTGGACTGGCACATCAATCTTGGCTCTGCCCGCGATATTCTGGGGCCAGAGATGGCAGTACAGGGCAACCTTGATCCAACCACACTCTATGCCCCCCATGCCGTCATCGAGCAGGAAGTGAAGCGGGTACTGAATGAAAACGCCGGCCGTCCGGGTCATATCTTTAACCTGGGCCACGGCATTCTGCCCACCGTACCGCCGGAAAACGCCAAGTTCATGGTGGACTGCGTACATAGACTCTCTCAAAGGTAA
- a CDS encoding PqiC family protein, translating to MSVKPLLAAIVYGLTGLLVLAGCGRSPQTTFYTLTPLVAEMTIPRVTGPSIAIASVTLPELIDRPQLVVPDAGTRVAILESHRWAEPLKSAIPRLLADNISRLMNSDRVSAYPQHAANSADYRLFVDLQRFELTGNTVVVDALWEIRSAKDTRPVTGRSKMVETIGSADYEAVVAGYSRAVAALSKEMVQSLRSLQTKE from the coding sequence ATGAGTGTCAAACCCTTGCTTGCAGCCATAGTGTACGGCCTGACCGGCCTGCTTGTGCTGGCTGGCTGCGGAAGATCACCCCAGACTACCTTCTATACCCTGACACCGCTGGTGGCTGAGATGACGATCCCCAGGGTAACAGGTCCCAGCATCGCCATTGCATCAGTAACGTTGCCAGAGCTGATTGATCGGCCTCAACTTGTGGTGCCTGACGCAGGGACGCGGGTTGCCATCCTTGAAAGCCATCGCTGGGCAGAACCGTTGAAATCGGCGATTCCGCGCTTGCTGGCCGACAATATTTCCCGCTTGATGAACAGTGACCGTGTCTCCGCCTATCCCCAGCATGCAGCAAACAGCGCAGACTACCGGCTGTTTGTTGATCTCCAGCGTTTTGAACTGACAGGTAACACGGTTGTGGTTGACGCGCTCTGGGAGATTCGCAGCGCAAAAGATACCAGGCCGGTAACCGGACGCTCAAAGATGGTTGAAACAATTGGCTCTGCTGACTATGAAGCGGTGGTGGCCGGTTACAGCCGGGCCGTTGCAGCCCTGTCCAAAGAAATGGTTCAATCCCTTCGCAGCCTGCAGACAAAAGAATGA
- a CDS encoding VOC family protein has translation MSISMKNIVLFVTDLQKAKTFYADLLGLPLAGESQMMMEFFPGSVTTLGIALALQDDAKALVGRYTGISLNVKGIDKLCDRLKAAGATFIEPLEESPWGKMAVVADPDGNQFALVEM, from the coding sequence ATGTCTATCTCCATGAAAAATATCGTGTTGTTTGTCACTGACCTGCAAAAGGCCAAGACCTTTTATGCCGACCTGCTGGGCCTGCCGCTGGCCGGCGAAAGCCAGATGATGATGGAATTTTTTCCCGGTTCTGTTACCACGCTAGGAATAGCTCTGGCGCTGCAGGACGACGCCAAGGCACTGGTGGGGCGCTACACCGGCATTTCCCTCAATGTGAAAGGGATTGACAAACTCTGTGACCGCCTGAAAGCTGCCGGTGCAACGTTTATTGAACCGCTGGAAGAATCTCCTTGGGGCAAGATGGCGGTGGTGGCTGATCCGGACGGCAACCAGTTTGCCCTGGTGGAAATGTAG
- a CDS encoding paraquat-inducible protein A, with protein MEWPGRSAAAQGFCSCHVCGLVSRPQPGETAARCPRCWTKLYFRRPDSLRRCWALLLASYILYIPANLMVMMETGTLISYRKDTILSGVIHLWHNGNPGIATIVFIASILVPLFKLVVLTLLLLSVRRGSTWGIKHRIKLYRIVELVGRWSMLDIFVVTLLAALVQIQSFATVRAGAGAIAFGAVVVLTMFAAMEFDPRLMWDPLRKERTYE; from the coding sequence ATGGAATGGCCCGGCAGATCTGCAGCCGCTCAGGGGTTTTGCTCCTGCCATGTCTGCGGTCTGGTCTCCAGGCCGCAGCCGGGAGAGACTGCAGCCCGTTGCCCCCGCTGCTGGACGAAACTTTACTTTCGCAGGCCGGACAGCCTGCGCCGGTGCTGGGCATTGTTGCTCGCCTCTTATATCCTCTACATTCCGGCAAACCTGATGGTCATGATGGAGACCGGTACCCTGATCAGCTATCGCAAGGATACCATCCTGAGCGGGGTGATCCATCTCTGGCACAACGGCAATCCGGGCATCGCAACGATTGTATTCATTGCCAGCATTCTGGTGCCGCTTTTCAAACTGGTGGTCCTGACCCTGCTGCTTCTATCGGTCCGGCGTGGTTCAACCTGGGGGATCAAGCACCGGATCAAGCTGTACAGGATCGTGGAACTGGTGGGGCGCTGGTCGATGCTGGATATTTTTGTCGTAACCCTGTTGGCAGCGCTGGTACAGATTCAGTCCTTTGCCACGGTCAGGGCAGGTGCCGGTGCGATTGCCTTTGGTGCGGTGGTGGTGCTGACCATGTTTGCCGCCATGGAGTTTGACCCGCGTTTGATGTGGGACCCGCTGAGAAAAGAGAGAACGTATGAGTGA
- a CDS encoding paraquat-inducible protein A — protein sequence MSSAHTTLIACPECDLLLQEISLPPGGSACCCCCGATLYRNLPDSLNRSLALTVAAAVLFLVANAFPVLGINLQGNGNAVTLLQAVQELWRQDMPLVSTLTFVTAILVPGLELVMMLYLLLPLYRGHVPPGTSLIMRLLHAIKPWGMVEVFMLGILVSLVKLVQDFRIIPGVALWSFGGLTLLLAALASSFNQRDVWAHLDLKQRRSGV from the coding sequence ATGTCATCAGCTCATACGACCCTGATAGCCTGCCCTGAATGTGATCTGCTGTTGCAGGAAATTTCGTTGCCACCCGGCGGATCGGCCTGCTGCTGTTGTTGCGGGGCAACACTGTACCGGAACCTCCCCGACAGCCTGAATCGCAGCCTGGCGCTAACGGTGGCTGCTGCAGTCCTGTTTCTGGTTGCCAACGCCTTTCCCGTCCTTGGGATCAATCTGCAGGGTAACGGTAATGCAGTGACCCTCTTGCAGGCGGTGCAAGAGCTTTGGAGGCAGGATATGCCACTGGTCTCAACGCTTACCTTTGTGACTGCCATTCTGGTGCCCGGGCTGGAGCTGGTGATGATGCTCTATCTGCTCTTGCCGCTGTATCGGGGGCATGTGCCGCCAGGGACCAGTCTGATCATGCGGCTTTTGCACGCCATCAAGCCGTGGGGCATGGTTGAAGTGTTCATGCTGGGGATTCTGGTGTCACTGGTCAAACTGGTGCAGGACTTCAGGATTATACCGGGTGTGGCACTCTGGTCCTTCGGTGGGTTAACGCTTCTGTTGGCGGCACTGGCCTCTTCATTCAATCAGCGTGATGTCTGGGCGCATCTGGACCTGAAACAGCGCAGGAGTGGTGTCTAG
- a CDS encoding WbuC family cupin fold metalloprotein, giving the protein MMLPVDTTILDNLTEKAKASPRLRMNHNFHPANESTCHRLLNAIEPGSYIRPHCHLAPEKDESFVLLRGQLGVICFDADGKVTETALLVAGTDQAVVTIPHGVFHTAVSLAPGTIFFEAKAGPYIPFSETEIASWAPLDTAPAAPAYLQQLCALFN; this is encoded by the coding sequence ATGATGCTGCCTGTTGACACCACTATCCTGGACAACCTGACTGAGAAGGCCAAGGCGTCTCCACGGCTGCGGATGAACCACAATTTTCATCCGGCCAATGAATCCACCTGCCATCGTCTGTTAAACGCCATTGAACCCGGCTCATACATTCGCCCCCACTGCCATCTTGCCCCTGAAAAGGACGAGAGTTTTGTCTTGTTGCGTGGTCAGCTTGGGGTGATCTGCTTTGACGCTGACGGCAAGGTAACCGAAACCGCACTGCTGGTTGCCGGCACAGACCAAGCCGTTGTTACCATTCCCCATGGGGTTTTTCATACTGCTGTCAGCCTTGCACCTGGCACCATCTTTTTTGAGGCCAAGGCAGGCCCTTATATCCCTTTTAGTGAAACAGAAATCGCCTCATGGGCTCCGTTAGATACAGCCCCTGCCGCACCTGCCTACCTGCAACAGTTATGCGCGCTTTTCAATTAA
- a CDS encoding PqiB family protein, translated as MSETVTNPGSAQTADIPEAIVDRRRHRSSQLIWLIPVVALIIGLSLGIKAYLEKGPTITISFKSGEGIEEGKTKIKYKDVQIGLVRDVSISSDRSSVVVTAEIERDAAEFMKADTRFWVVRARITGSSITGLGTLTGGTYIGMDVGSSQEDKTAFTGLETPPVVTMDVPGRQFVLHADDLGSLNVGSPIFYRHLQVGEVVSNELDQDGETILLRIFVRAPYDKYVRQNTRFWHASGIDFSLDANGVKINTESLLSVMMGGIAFQTPEDFEEYQQAEQNRHFTLFENREVAIKSPDSTVENYRLLFSESVRGLTVGAPVDLRGITVGEVTKIKAEIDPASKKVIMAVQIRFYPERVKPRSGATSDQRATVDSRKLLDAMVKQGFRAQLKSGNLLTGQLYVALDFFPGVPTARIDWHGNPPVLPTVSGNMAQLQASLTQIVQKLERLPLEELAGDARKTVQTLDTTLKSADKLLKNIDTSVVPETRLMMEDVRKTLDGANKALAEVKQTMSADAPLQVDLRDTLRELGRAAQSLRVLGDYLERNPEALLRGKKEDQR; from the coding sequence ATGAGTGAAACAGTCACCAATCCAGGGTCAGCTCAAACGGCTGATATTCCGGAAGCTATCGTCGACCGTCGGCGTCACCGTTCATCGCAACTGATCTGGCTGATACCGGTCGTTGCACTGATTATCGGACTTTCGCTGGGGATCAAGGCGTATCTGGAAAAGGGGCCGACTATTACCATCAGCTTTAAAAGCGGCGAGGGGATTGAGGAGGGCAAGACCAAGATCAAGTACAAGGATGTTCAGATCGGTCTGGTCCGGGACGTGAGCATCTCCAGTGACCGTTCCAGTGTGGTGGTGACCGCCGAGATTGAGCGTGATGCAGCTGAGTTTATGAAGGCCGACACACGCTTCTGGGTGGTGCGGGCGCGGATCACCGGCAGCAGTATTACCGGTTTGGGAACTCTCACCGGCGGCACCTACATCGGGATGGATGTGGGCAGCTCACAGGAGGATAAAACCGCCTTTACCGGTCTGGAAACACCGCCGGTGGTGACGATGGATGTGCCGGGGCGCCAGTTCGTTCTGCATGCCGATGATCTCGGTTCTCTGAATGTCGGATCCCCGATTTTTTACCGCCACCTGCAGGTGGGCGAAGTGGTCTCCAATGAACTCGATCAGGATGGTGAGACGATCCTGCTAAGGATCTTTGTGCGGGCCCCCTACGACAAGTATGTCCGCCAGAATACCCGTTTCTGGCATGCCAGCGGCATTGATTTCAGCCTGGATGCCAATGGCGTCAAGATTAATACCGAATCACTGCTTTCGGTGATGATGGGCGGAATTGCTTTTCAGACCCCGGAAGATTTTGAAGAGTATCAGCAGGCCGAGCAAAATCGGCATTTTACGCTGTTTGAAAATCGCGAAGTGGCCATCAAGAGCCCGGACAGTACGGTTGAAAACTACCGGCTGCTGTTCAGCGAGTCGGTACGGGGGCTAACGGTTGGAGCCCCGGTGGACCTGCGTGGTATTACGGTGGGCGAGGTCACCAAGATAAAAGCTGAAATTGACCCTGCAAGTAAAAAGGTCATCATGGCGGTCCAGATCAGGTTCTACCCTGAGCGGGTCAAGCCCCGCTCAGGTGCAACATCCGATCAGAGAGCTACTGTTGACTCGCGTAAGCTGCTGGATGCCATGGTAAAACAGGGCTTTCGGGCACAACTCAAAAGCGGCAATCTGTTGACCGGACAGCTCTATGTGGCACTGGACTTCTTCCCGGGGGTTCCAACGGCCAGAATTGATTGGCATGGCAATCCTCCGGTACTACCCACGGTGAGCGGTAATATGGCTCAGTTGCAGGCCTCTCTGACCCAGATTGTCCAGAAACTTGAGCGGTTACCACTTGAGGAGCTGGCGGGTGATGCACGCAAGACGGTCCAGACGTTGGATACAACTCTGAAGAGTGCCGACAAACTGCTGAAGAATATTGACACCTCGGTGGTGCCGGAGACACGGCTGATGATGGAGGATGTCCGCAAGACCCTGGATGGCGCCAACAAGGCTTTGGCAGAGGTCAAGCAGACCATGTCGGCCGATGCACCGCTGCAGGTTGATCTGCGCGACACCCTGCGTGAGCTGGGGCGGGCTGCCCAGTCCTTGCGGGTATTGGGTGATTATCTGGAGCGTAATCCTGAAGCCCTGCTCCGTGGTAAAAAGGAGGATCAGCGATGA
- a CDS encoding helix-turn-helix domain-containing protein, whose protein sequence is MEEYYNYLDLLELTPEATPADIRRRYRYLKNLYAGDSIEIRALANDFSDEIRADYLARLDDAFKKLSELPEKSTTGAPLPGPGLDDELRLWLTQVDCFTGATLRNIRERMKVDLKTIFTVTRIQTHFLEAIEGEAFQSFPAEVYLRSYLIEYARFLSLDTQRVLNDYLARYRDWTAQQA, encoded by the coding sequence ATGGAAGAATATTATAACTACCTGGATCTCCTCGAACTGACGCCGGAAGCCACTCCCGCAGATATCCGCAGAAGGTACCGCTACCTCAAAAACCTGTATGCCGGGGATTCCATTGAGATCAGGGCACTCGCTAACGATTTCTCCGATGAGATCAGGGCAGATTACCTTGCCCGCCTGGATGACGCATTTAAAAAACTCAGCGAGCTGCCTGAAAAGAGCACGACCGGAGCACCACTACCCGGACCTGGCCTGGACGACGAGCTGCGCCTCTGGCTTACACAGGTCGATTGCTTTACTGGTGCAACCCTCAGAAACATCCGGGAGCGGATGAAGGTCGATTTAAAGACCATCTTTACCGTTACCCGGATACAGACACATTTTCTTGAGGCGATCGAAGGCGAGGCATTTCAGTCGTTTCCGGCAGAGGTCTACCTGCGGAGCTACCTGATTGAGTATGCCCGGTTTCTTTCGTTGGATACCCAGCGGGTTCTCAACGACTACCTGGCCCGCTACCGGGACTGGACCGCACAACAGGCGTAA